One window from the genome of Spirosoma rhododendri encodes:
- a CDS encoding isoprenyl transferase — protein sequence MKEDIDPGNLPQHIAVIMDGNGRWAKQQGAARIFGHKNAIKAVREVTEGCAELGVKFLTLYAFSTENWNRPKLEVDALMTLLVHTIRGEIKTLMTNNVRLTTIGHTETLPKDCQRELAEAMRETANNTGLTLVLALSYSGRWEILEAARQLAIQVRDGKLAPEDIDETRFHQHLTTADMPDPELMIRTSGEMRISNFMLWQLAYSEFYMPEVLWPDFRREHLHEAILTYQQRERRFGKTSEQLTK from the coding sequence ATGAAGGAAGATATTGATCCGGGCAATCTGCCTCAGCACATAGCCGTTATCATGGACGGAAATGGCCGCTGGGCGAAACAGCAGGGAGCCGCCCGCATTTTTGGTCATAAAAACGCCATTAAGGCGGTTCGGGAAGTAACCGAAGGCTGCGCGGAACTCGGCGTCAAGTTTCTGACGCTTTATGCTTTTTCAACGGAAAACTGGAACCGGCCCAAACTCGAAGTCGACGCGCTGATGACGCTGCTGGTGCATACCATCCGGGGTGAAATCAAAACGCTGATGACCAACAACGTGCGGCTGACGACCATTGGCCACACCGAAACGTTGCCCAAAGATTGTCAGCGCGAACTGGCCGAAGCCATGCGCGAAACGGCCAACAACACAGGTCTGACGCTGGTACTGGCCCTGAGCTATAGCGGCCGGTGGGAGATTCTGGAAGCCGCCCGTCAGCTGGCCATACAGGTGCGCGATGGCAAACTGGCCCCCGAAGACATCGACGAAACCCGATTCCACCAGCACCTGACGACGGCCGATATGCCCGACCCGGAACTGATGATTCGGACGAGTGGCGAAATGCGAATCAGCAATTTCATGCTGTGGCAGCTGGCCTACTCCGAGTTTTACATGCCCGAAGTACTTTGGCCGGACTTCCGCCGTGAACACCTGCATGAGGCTATCCTCACCTACCAGCAACGGGAACGGCGGTTTGGCAAAACAAGCGAACAATTAACCAAATAA